agcccccaccctggtCCTCGCCCATCGGGAAGTGCCTTCCGTGCCCCGTGACCGCTTCAGGCCCCTTTCTGGGCTAGGGGTCAGACGCCAGGCCGACAGGGTGGGCTGTGGCCCCGGTGCCAGGCCTGCCGCTGCAGCGATTGTCTGCTGCAGTTCCTGCCCCGGGCGTCCTTCCTCCGCTCAGGCCGCCGCTGGCCCGGGGCTGAGTGTTTGTTATTTGATCTCTATCCTCTCGGCCCTTCTACCAGGTGTCTGGGCTGCTGGGAAGAAACACTCTCCTCTTTCCCACGCTCCCCGACACATTTTAATGAATTAGCTGGAAGCCCCGCCCCCACTGCCCGCCTGTGcgctcaccctcccacccctgccgAGCGCTTTAAGGTGGCCACGGGCCTTGGCCCAGCTCTGGCCATCGCCCCTTCCACACTGTCCTATCCCGGCCGCCCCTCCCAGACCTTCCCAGCCTTGGGGAAGGTCCCCAGAAGGAGGTGCGAGCCCTCTCCAGCCCTGGACTCCATCCCACCATGGCCTTCCAGGGTGTCACCCCTGGGCCAGCTCCCAGGAGGACAGGGGTCCAGGCTTGCAGTCAGGGTTGGGTCTGTCCCCCCAGATCCAGGTTGAGGGCTTCTCCCTCAGAGCCAGTGAGCCCCCTGCCTGTTTGTGGAAGTGACCACACCACCAAGGAATGCCACGCACATGGGAGGggcttctctgagccccaggacTGGGTCTGCAGGGATGAGCCTCCTCCCCCCGCAAGGCATTTGGAACAAACATCCTCCTTTCGGACATGTCCTTCAGCAAACATGGGCAAGTGCTTCCTGGAGCCCGTGCCCCACATGTCCCTCTCCCTGTCCTGTCCTTGAACAGGGCAGCTCCTGGCACATGGGGCGTGGACCCGAGCGACCCCGAGAAAAATTACCCTCAGCCGCGGTGGAGCAGAAGCCACGGGCCTTCCATCGGCTCCCCGTGGACAGGTGGACAGGGTGGCCATCACCCCAGCCCCACAAACGAGCAGCACGTTGAGGGGGAGGCCCAGGTGGTAGCCGGAGCTACACCTGTCTGACCCATGCTGCGAAGCAAGGGTGGGGCGGGCAGCGACCTCAGGCTACGCTCCTGTGGCCACTCCAGCCGCACCGTCCCTGCCAGGGGCACCGAGCTGACGATTTCATGGCTCGAGGTGGCGGCCGCGCGTTCCCACACTGAGCTCACAGGGGCCCTTTGTCTGACGCCCGCCAGGGGTGTCAATGGGACTTTTCTCCCAGGCTCTGCTCTCGGACCCAGCGGGGTCTCCAGATGCTCTTCTCCAGGCCAGGGGGCCTCAGCCCACCTGGGCTGGGGCTTCTCTGTGAACCTACCACCTTCTGGGGACGGCCCTGGGCACAGCCAGGCCCTGGCGGATACACAAAAACCACAGATGTGACTGGAAGGAGGTCCTGCCCTAGACATGTCCTCAGAGATCCCTCCCCTCCATGCTTTTCCAGGGAGCGGCAGGCAGGGGCGGGTTGCCCAACAGGTCATGGCCTTGCACAGGGTCACACCTCCCCACTCCAAGGGTCCCTGCCCAGAGGTGAACGTGGGTCTGGGTGCACAGAGCCCAGGACAGCCTCAGCTGGGCCTCCCTCCGAGCCATGCCTTGACTCTGGTGCTGGGGAGGTGGTCAGTTCAGCAGCCACTAATCCAGGCCCCCTTACTGCGCCCATGGACACGTCCCCACAGGATGAGTGGGGCAAAGGAGGGGCTCCCAATAGGGGCACCCACGGCCAGGCCAAGCACAGCCCCGGGCTTACCCACCTGCATAGTGGAGAGCTCCTGGGGGTAGGGGGGTGGTTAGGTCTGAACAGAGCAGCTGGACCACCAGCCTCAGGAAGAGAAGAGCTAAGCAAGGGGCTCTGGCGGCCCTCCCCAGCCACTGGAAGGACCCCGAGGGAGTCAGCCAGGGTCAGGCCTGAGGTCTTGCCCAGTGTTTCCTTCGGTTTGGCTGCAACTCTTCCCAGGTCACGGAGCAAGGTGAGGGCTCACCCTGAGTCTCGAGGCCTGGGGGGCATGGGGCAGACACCCACCGAGCTCATCCCCAGACAAGGCCTAACAGGGTGGTCTTCCCTGCCGAGGCCCTGAGCTGCCTCCCCGGGAATTCCCAGCAGCCTCTGAAACAATCCCAGTCCCTGCCCCAGGCCTACTGCTCCGAGATTCATTCCTCCTTAATTTCCAACGACCACGGCAGAGCTCTGGACTGTTCAATCCTATCGAGGAAATGGGGCTGCAGTGTTCGAGTGTCAATAGAAGATGCGTTTACTGTTTGGAAATGAGTCATTTCAGAGTTCTCTTTCAGAGCAGCATTGGCACCTTCCCTGGGGCTGCTCACCTGGCCAGGCCTTACCGGTCCCGTTCGTGCTGATGGGGGTGGCCCAGGAGAGCGCGGCAGGCCCCCACTGAGGAGCCCCACTGCCAAAccgcccccagccctgggcctccgCACCTACAGACCTGCTGCTTCTCCGGGCAGGGCGGAAGCCTCAGGGCCTGGCCCCTCGTGCCCCTCAAGTTAGGGAGCAAACTCGGGGTGACCCGGGCCGCCAGGGGAGCCGTCCTCGAGCGGGAGGGCCCCGCGTGGCTGAGGTCACACGCCCGCGCTCTTCATGGGGGTGTCAGCCTCGTGGAAATGCGTCCCGCGGGCCGGGCTTGGCGGGTCTCGTCACCGCGAGCGCCCGGGGTGCTGGGAACGCTGAGGGTCCGTGGCCAGCGCTCCAGGAGAGCAGAGTGAGACCCGGGATCTCCACCCAGGCCCCCCGAGTCTGAAATGCCCGCGAAGACCCACCCAGGGGAGGTCGCCCTCGGGTCCCCTCGGGGTCGCGCTCGGCCCTGGCCTGATCTGTCCTCACAGGGAGCTTGGAATTCCCCGGGTGGCCGGAGGGAGAGTGGGCGGGACGACGGTAGAGACGCGGActcccccccccaacacacacacacacacacacacacacacacacacacacacacacacacacacacacacacacacacacacacacacacacacacacacacacacacacacacacacacacacacacacacacacacacacacacacacacacacacacacacacacacacacacacacacacacacacacacacacacacggccaccTGGCTCCCGGCCCCGTGCGGCCGGCGACCAGCGCCCCCTGCCGCGCTGCACAACCCCCCGACACGCCCCCGACACGCCCCGCCCCGGCACCGCCCCCACGCGGGCGCCGCCCAATCGGCGGGCCGCCGGCGCGCGCGTCACGGGCGCCCTATTGTTATGCAAATATAAAGGAGGTAAAAGTCGCCCAGGCGCGGCGGGCGGGTGGGCGAGTGCAGCGGCGCGTGGGGAGGCGCGTGGGGGCCGCGTGGGAGCCGCAGCCGGAGCGAGCAAGGACCGGGAGCGCGCGGCGCCGCCGCCCCGGCCCGGCCGGCCCCGCGAGCGCAGCGCCCGCCCCGGTCGCCCGCCCGCCGGGCGCGGCTGGATGTGGCGGGGGTCCCGCGGCGGCGGCCCCTGGCCCCCATTGCCCGGAGCGCCTAGCGGCGGCGTGCGGGGCCCAGGGGCGCCGCGCCCTCCATGCGCCGCGGCGCGCCCCGAGGCAGCCGGGGGCCCGCGCCGAAGCCGCCGCCCGCGCTGAGCCCCGGCCCGGCCTGCGGCCAGCGCCCGGCGGCAGCATGAGCCAGGCCGAGCTGTCCACCTGCTCGGCGCCGCAGACGCAGCGCATCTTCCAGGAGGCCGTGCGCAAGGGCAACACGCAGGAACTGCAGTCGCTGCTGCAGAACATGACCAACTGCGAGTTCAACGTGAACTCGTTCGGGCCCGAGGGCCAGACGGCGCTGCACCAGTCGGTCATCGACGGCAACCTGGAGCTCGTGAAGCTGCTGGTCAAGTTCGGCGCCGACATCCGCCTGGCCAACCGCGACGGCTGGAGCGCGCTGCACATCGCCGCGTTCGGCGGCCACCAGGACATCGTGCTCTATCTCATCACCAAGGCCAAGTACGCGGGCAGCGGCCGGTGATGCCGGCCCGGACCCCGACCCGCGCGCGGACCCCGCGCGTGTCCTCCCTGCTGTACCTTCCCTCCAACTACCTCGGTGTGCGCCCGGCCCTCGGCGCCCGCGGCCACCACAAGTCCGGCGCGCAAGTCGGTGCCCACAGGAGCCGCGCCCGCCCACCCGCGGCCCGGGGTCGGCGCCCCCCGCGGCCGCCGGGGACCGGCCGGAGCGCTTCCCACGGCCCCGCCCGCCGCCGCGCGGGTGGGGGCAGGGCGCGGGCTCCAGCCCCTTTGAAATTTGAGTCTCGCTACCAGCAAGTTCGGAATCCCGAGACACCGGATCCTCCGCTCAAAATGTTCTCCTGAAGGTGGAAGGACCCGTGGCCGACGCGCGACGGAGACGACGCTCTGCTCTTCCCGGGCTTCTAAACTATTTATCACGTGTGTGCatatttgtgggttttgtttgtgcgCCTGAGTTTTCTGTTTGGAAAATATTTCGCGTGGTCAATGTGGTTATGGGGGggaagatgcattttttttttctagtcttaAAACTAAAAACTTGAGTCTGTCATTTCTTGGTTGCACTGAAATACCGCCCAGCCTGCTGGTTTCCCCGTGCTGCTCCGTCTCCCTCCGGcttctctccctcacctctctcccctcctccccgccctccctttcctcctctctctcacactcacacacacaattcCGCGTGAGTTTTGGAAGCCCCCGGCCTCCCTCCGCCTTGTCCGGTGAGAGGCCACCATCCCCCAAGCCTGCCGGTTTGCAAAGCTTCCGCGGGAGCCTGGGTGCTCGGGTGTGGCggtgatgggggggtgggggtggggatcaaGCCTTTTCTAGTGAGTTCTATTATAGTTAACAGTCGATtgcacactttttttaaaaaagtaaatggatttgCCACGATTAAATGTCATAACATTTAtgacagaatataaaatattaacatattttaagcCAAGTTTTAGGTGTATTTTTTGAATCTTGGTTATAGACCCAATTTTAAAGGGCGTTGTATCCAGCGTTGTGAGGGCAACTGTacccatatttatatttttataaaatgcctaTAAGACTGTGAATCTCTTGTGCTAATTGCTGAGTGAGCTGAAGGGCCGCTTTGCCCCTCTTCAGCCTCCCGGAGCTTCAAGGACCCGATTCGAATCCGAAAATCCTGCCACGGGGGAGGGGCCGCCGGGAGGGGCCGCGCGAGGACCTAGGACGAAGGCGGTGCTTCTGCGTCACTTTCTGTCCCGAAAGGCGCCCTTCCTGGTTTCAGAGGTTCCAATTTTCTATGCAACCCCACACCCCTTGTTGTTTTGATCCTGAGAAATAAAAGGGAGGCTGaattattcaaatttaaatgAGGCTTCCCCTGGGTAGAAGTGCTGCTGACCCTTCGTGCAAAAATGGGGAgcacttgaggacacaggtggGTGGAGGCCCTTTGTGCGTGGCTGGTCAGATTTGGGCAGTCATCTGTGGCTTTTTATAAAACTTTGTGTGAGAAGAATATATTGATAATGTCAGTGAAACAAGCAGACattgaaactgaggcacagattaCTCCAAAAGgagtttttctgtatattttttctagATGCAAATACCTTTTTTAATTATGTTAATTAATGTTAAGACTTTCTAGGCTTACATGGAAGCTGTGTATGGGTCCCGGTGTGATCACTTTTAACTGGATGAAGTCTGCAGCACATTCCTGAGTGTACGATATAGACTTGTAGCCCAGCgtgaaaaatttataaataaatttttcattgatctttttatattaaaaaaaagtttgttggTTCTTCTTGGGCTTGGCACCGGGACGAGGGTCAGGCGGCAACATGCTGTTTGCGGGTGACGGCTGTGCAGCGCTTGGCTTGTTTCCACCTGAAGACAGAGCCTGGTAAGCTGCCTCTTGGCTCAGCTCAAAGGCACCGCAGTGGCCACGCACAGGACTTGTGAGGGCCCGCCTGCCTGCTTCCAGCCATGGGAGTGGGGCACCTGAGGGCGCCCACAACCACTTCCTCTGCTCCCTGGCAAAGGCCTCCACGTGGAAAGTTCTACTTGAAGCTCTTCCCGCCCTTCCCCTTCCCAAAGCCAGCCTGAGATGCCAAGGGTCTTAGGAGGGATCAGGCCCCCCTTAGCAGGGATCAGGCCCCTCTAGCTCCCTGCTACTGTGGGTTTCTGCTGGACCACCTGCTGCACAGAAAGggtatcttttaaattttggggAACTTCTGATGAGTAAGAGACCCCTTCCTCTGCTCCGGTCCCTGGTGGTGCCTGGGAGATGAGGCAGCCACTCCCCCAGGGCACAGACCCCGAGTTCAACTCTGGGTCCACCCTGGAAGCTTGCATGGGAGAGGGTGCAGGGGAGGACATCCCCCAGGGGCAAGAGTAGCCCGCCCAGAGGAGACGGAAGGAAGAAAGACGGGGGTCTTAGGAGGGATCAGGCCCCCCTTAGGAGACGGAAGGAAGTTCTAACTTTACTGGGACTCGAGAGTTACAAGATAACTTTCTCCTGTAAAGCTCCCAGAGCCCCTGTGAGAAGCCTGAGGGTGGCAGCTTCCCCTCAGGGGGGCGCAGCTACATTTTGTCCCAAGACAGACGCATTGCCCTTACCCTGTTCCTACTTTGCATCTCCAACTCTGTTCTGCCCTGAGGATTTTCCGAGTGAATTTTCAGTTGGTTACACAAGCATTTACTGACCCCCAGCTGGCCCACTAGGTGGACCAGCTCCCTCGTTAGACGGCACAGAGGTGAGTGGAATATTTGATGCAAATGAGGCCCCAGGGCAAGGCCTGACCTGAGCCTTCAGGGGGAGTGGTTGAGGGTGCTGGGGGTGCCTGGCCCCAAAGGAGGAGGTGTTAGAACTTGGACGCTGTTGGGGTATAAGGCCTGGGCACTACCTGGACCCCAGGTGGGCCGGACCTCGTCTCCACTTCCCACCCCAGGCACTCGCGCAGGAGAGGGGGTCAAAGCTATAAACAGATGAGCAGAGGGTGCAGGCTCCCACTCTGGGACCCCTGTCACCTGggagtcccccccaccccgcctcaggCAGGTCTTCAGGGGTGGGAACAGCTCTTCGAGCCTTTTTGTGgccagggagagaaagaaggcgCAGCTGACCCTCCCCGGGGCTGGGCCTCTGGGACCCCTGGAGTGGCTGCCATGGAGAAAGCAGACAGACCAAATGGGCAAGGGCAGGGCCCGCCccactcccccccacctcccaccaccccccccacccccccggccaGGAGTGTTGGCAGCTCCTGTCCAACTGTCCATCTCTCTGACCTGACCCTGGCCGGACGCAGGAAGTGTTTACTGTTGGAAGGGATGCCAGAGGGAGACCAGGAAATGCAGGAAAATGGTCAGCCAGAAAGAGTGATGTCCAAAGCCAGCAGGCGTGGGAGCCAGGACACAGCCGGCCAGAGCGAAGGGCCAAAGCGACGGGTtcggaggaggagagggaaggggctgcCTTCCGGGCTCTGTCCCTCAAAGGCCCTGGCTCAGCGCAGGGAGGCACAGCCCCGGTCGCACACAGGCACAGGGACGCGGCCCTGCAGTTCTGACCTTCGGAAGGCCAAGTACCTCCTGACGTCGCAGTGGAGCCTGCGGAGAGGAGGCCGGCGTCCACCCGGGCCTTGAGGACAGGAAAGGAGGCGCTGCGTGCAACTGGGAAACAAAGCCTGAGGCCGCGGAGCCTGCGGGTGCAGGCCCTGGGAAGTCTGGGAATCACCGACGGCTCCTCTCCTCCCGAGGCCTCCAGCGCAGCCCCTCCCGGGGCTCCGGGGTCTCGGGGAGGCCGCCCTCCCCCACCACTCCGCCTCGGCAGGCCTGGGCTCCCCGCTCGCCGCCAACACGCCCCTCCCTCTGCCCGGCGCATTCTTCTGCTTGGCTGTACGTCGGACTGTCCCTCGGCGCGTCCGTCTGTCGGTCTTTCTTCTCTCGCCCCCTCCAAAGCCGCGGGCCCCATTCATCCTCGAGGCCTCTGCCCTTTCCTGCGAGCGGGTTCCGCTCGGCGAGCAGCTGCTATGCTAatgagaagggggtggggggcggcgggggatcggcgggggaggggggacgaGGTGGGGGCACCCGCAGGGGGAAACCAGCGTCGGGAGGCCGGGGGCTCGGCAGTGGGGGCCCGACCGAGAGAGGGGAGGGACGGGCGCTCACAGAGGCCCGATCTCTGCATTCAGAACCGGCGGGGGCCACTCGCGGGCTCTGGGAAAGGGCGCCGCCCCCGCCACCCCCGCCCCGCGCACCCACTCGCCGAGCCAGGGGTGCGAGGAGTAGAGACCAGCTGTCATCTCTGTTCTGGGGTCGCGGCCTGGAGGGCGGCTCGTTCCGGAGGccgcccaccccctccccgcccaccaGACGCCGCTGCGCGTGGGGCTTGGGTGCGCCCCGCGCGGGCTGGGGGTCTGAGCCGGAGACGGAGGGCCGGATACCCCCGCagccccccggcctgggtgattGGACGCTGGGGCGGGCGCGTGCTGCCCCCCTCCCGGGGGCGGCGCCCGAGGACCCCGGGCCTCGGCGAGACGGGGGAGGGGCGGAGGCGGCCCGAGCTGAACACGGGGACCCTGACCGCCGCCCACCCGGCGTCCTAGGGGCGACGAGGGATGAGGACGAGGGCCCCCGAAACATGGCTCTCGGAGCCCGGGACGCCCCCCGCCTTGGGCGGGACTCCCACGAACGAGCACGGCGAGCAGCGCCCGATGGCAGGGTTCGGACCCGGCCGAGGACGCCAGCCCAGCACCGCGCGGTGCGGGCTGTGCTGCCACCCTGCGGATGCAGCGAGCACTGCGCCCTGGGGCCCGGGGGCCCGGGCGGCGAGACCCCCGCCCGCCCTTCGCTGAGCGCAGGCGcccgcaccccccacccccgccgccgccgccgcctgctGCGGACCCGGGCCTACTGGTGGCGCCGCCCCGCACCAGCctcgcgtgcctggagcccgcgACCTCGTCTCCTGAAAGGTGGCCGGGGCCCTTGGGGGGTCGGCCGCGGGGCGCCGGGGCCGCGGCGCGAGGGGTTGGGGGTAGGGAGCCGAAGGCCTTTCGGCTGGGGGCGCTCGGGCCCAGCTCGGGCCGAGAAACTGGGTCCGCTTCACGCGGTGGCCGTCCCGTGCGAGGCGGGGCGAAGGTGCGCGCTGCGCAGAGGAAAGCGCCGGAAAGGCTGAGAGCAAGTCAGGTGGGCCCAGGTCTCGCTCGGGCGACCACGGGAGAGAACGTCCAGCAGAGCCTGGTCGGTCTAGGCTACAGTGACAACACCGGCAATCtgtggggcttgggggagggggcagggccagaACTGGGGTCACCTTGCAGAAGGGCGGCCACAGAGGCCCGCTGCCCAGCAGGAGGGCCCTGGAGAGGGTGGGCGTGTCCCTGGAAGGGGCAGCTGTGTTGAACCTGTTGACTGGCATTAAACATGCACAACGTAGGAGCCGTGAGCTGAGTTTTCTTCCGGATCTTACCGAGGactgtagcctgggagacagcttCTCAGTAGCTCTGCGGGGCTGCTCTGAAGAGGTGGGGGAGCGGCCAGGATCTGTGTGGTCTGGGCCAGGGGGTGTGTGCAGCCAAGCAC
This region of Delphinus delphis chromosome 6, mDelDel1.2, whole genome shotgun sequence genomic DNA includes:
- the NRARP gene encoding notch-regulated ankyrin repeat-containing protein, which codes for MSQAELSTCSAPQTQRIFQEAVRKGNTQELQSLLQNMTNCEFNVNSFGPEGQTALHQSVIDGNLELVKLLVKFGADIRLANRDGWSALHIAAFGGHQDIVLYLITKAKYAGSGR